The following proteins are co-located in the Granulicella pectinivorans genome:
- a CDS encoding S66 peptidase family protein: MATILKPKALPQGARFAIVSPASTPRPDKVEQGITALHALGYRTTLFPHALDKGPLYYAGNAAHRLADLHEAFANPDYDAVLCTRGGWGSAELLPHLDLAMIADNPKPFLGYSDHTSLHAYLLKTIGLVTFYAPMCAADFSRPDGYDPASWGHALGGSSNWSLTAEDGLKMLRPGYAQGQLVGGCLSIYNEALGTPYAPALPDGPTILFLEDIGTKPYQWDRYLVHLRYAGHLEKAHGIVFGDMSQNVPEAEYALLEKAILHALAEFKGPIAIGLRSGHVDAPNITLPLGIQAELDLTAAPRLTYLESAVS, encoded by the coding sequence ATGGCGACCATTCTCAAACCGAAGGCATTGCCACAGGGCGCGCGCTTCGCGATCGTTTCTCCGGCCAGCACACCCAGGCCGGACAAGGTGGAGCAGGGAATCACAGCGCTGCACGCCCTCGGCTACCGCACCACGCTCTTCCCGCACGCCCTCGATAAGGGCCCGCTCTACTACGCAGGCAACGCCGCGCACCGGCTGGCCGACCTCCACGAGGCCTTCGCCAACCCGGACTATGACGCGGTGCTTTGTACGCGTGGCGGGTGGGGATCGGCCGAACTCCTCCCCCACCTCGATCTCGCGATGATCGCCGACAACCCCAAGCCCTTCCTCGGCTACTCCGATCACACCAGTCTCCACGCCTACCTGCTGAAGACGATTGGTTTGGTCACGTTCTACGCGCCGATGTGCGCCGCCGACTTCTCTCGCCCCGACGGATACGACCCAGCGAGCTGGGGACATGCGCTGGGCGGATCGTCGAACTGGTCGCTGACGGCAGAGGACGGTCTGAAGATGCTGCGACCCGGGTATGCGCAGGGGCAGCTTGTGGGTGGGTGCCTGAGCATCTACAACGAAGCCCTAGGGACGCCGTATGCGCCGGCTCTGCCGGATGGCCCCACGATTCTGTTTCTCGAGGACATCGGCACCAAGCCCTACCAGTGGGACCGGTACCTGGTGCATCTGCGCTATGCGGGGCATCTCGAGAAGGCGCATGGGATCGTCTTTGGCGACATGAGCCAGAACGTGCCGGAGGCGGAGTACGCGCTTCTTGAAAAGGCGATTCTGCACGCGCTCGCGGAGTTCAAAGGGCCGATTGCGATCGGGCTGCGGTCTGGGCATGTGGACGCTCCCAATATTACGCTGCCGCTGGGGATTCAGGCGGAGCTCGACCTGACCGCTGCGCCCCGGCTTACCTACCTCGAATCTGCCGTGTCGTAA